Proteins from one Triplophysa dalaica isolate WHDGS20190420 chromosome 6, ASM1584641v1, whole genome shotgun sequence genomic window:
- the st7l gene encoding suppressor of tumorigenicity 7 protein-like → MILMFTADGRKMADSSGINPQSPGFAEKLKSWLCWSWTYICALWFAMVLTMVYALRSPLKLQETVNAASVFLNTLTPKFYVALTGTSSLISGLILIFEWWYFRKYGTSFIEQVSVSHLRPLLGGVENSSSAGLFSSVNGDAEQRSNVAECKVWRNPLNLFRGAEYSRYTWVTGKEPLTYYDMNLSAQDHQTFFLGDTQQLRPEDAVMQKAWRERNPQARIRAAYQAIELNRECAAAYVLLAEEEATTIAEAERLFKQALKSAGKDTNLLVYIRRRLAMCARKLGRIKEAIKMMRDLMKEFPLLGMLNIHENLLEALLELQAYADVQAVLAKYDDISLPKSATICYTSALLKARAVSDKFSPETASRRGLSTAEMNAVEAIHRAVEFNPHVPKYLLEMKSLILPPEHILKRGDSEAVAYAFFHLQHWKRAEGALNLLHCTWEGTFRIIPYPLEKGHLFYPYPGCTETADRELLPSFHEVSVYPKKELPFFILFTAGLCSFCAMLAMLTHQFPELMGVFVKAFFSTLCAPLGFFADKMESFMPSCLWHQLTNV, encoded by the exons ATGATTCTAATGTTTACGGCCGATGGGAGAAAGATGGCGGACAGCAGCGGCATTAATCCTCAATCGCCCGGTTTCGCCGAGAAATTAAAATCGTGGCTGTGCTGGTCGTGGACGTACATATGCGCGCTCTGGTTCGCGATGGTCTTGACGATGGTGTACGCGCTTAGAAGTCCTCTGAAGTTACAGGAGACCGTGAACGCAG CatctgtatttttaaacactCTCACACCTAAATTCTATGTGGCACTCACCGGCACATCCTCTCTCATCTCTGGCCTTATTTTG ATATTCGAGTGGTGGTACTTTAGGAAGTACGGCACCTCGTTTATCGAGCAGGTGTCTGTCAGTCACTTGCGTCCTCTGCTGGGAGGCGTGGAGAACAGCAGCTCTGCCGGCCTCTTCTCTTCTGTCAATGGGGATGCCGAACAAAGATCCAACGTTGCAG aatgtaAAGTTTGGAGGAATCCCTTAAACTTGTTCAGAGGTGCGGAGTACAGCAG ATACACATGGGTGACTGGGAAAGAGCCCCTGACGTACTACGACATGAATCTGTCAGCACAAGATCACCAGACCTTCTTTTTGGGGGACACTCAGCAGCTCAGACCAGAAGATGCTG TAATGCAGAAAGCCTGGAGAGAAAGAAATCCACAGGCACGCATTCGAGCAGCTTATCAAGCCATCGAACTAAACCGCGA ATGTGCCGCGGCATACGTGCTCCTGGCTGAAGAGGAAGCCACAACCATCGCAGAAGCCGAGCGACTATTTAAACAAGCGCTTAAAAGTG CTGGTAAAGATACCAATCTACTGGTCTACATCAGAAGAAGACTCGCTATGTGTGCCAGAAAACTGGGCCGCATTAAAGAAGCTATAAAGATGATGAGAGAT TTAATGAAAGAATTCCCATTACTAGGAATGTTAAATATTCACGAGAACCTTCTGGAAGCCTTATTAGAACTGCAGGCATACGCTGATGTACAGGCAGTCCTCGCAAAATATGACG ATATCAGTTTGCCAAAATCAGCCACTATATGCTACACATCTGCCTTACTGAAAGCAAGAGCCGTGTCAGATAA ATTTTCACCTGAAACAGCCTCCAGACGAGGTCTCAGTACAGCAGAGATGAACGCAGTGGAGGCCATACACAGAGCTGTGGAGTTTAACCCACACGTACCAAAG TATTTATTAGAGATGAAGAGTCTGATTTTGCCTCCGGAACATATATTAAAGAGAGGAGACAGTGAAGCGGTGGCATACGCGTTCTTTCACCTGCAGCACTGGAAGCGGGCAGAGGGGGCGCTCAATCTCCTGCACTGCACCTGGGAAGGAa CTTTCAGAATTATACCGTACCCTCTGGAGAAGGGTCACCTCTTTTATCCTTACCCAGGATGCACAGAGACCGCAGACAGAGAACTTCTGCCTT CGTTTCACGAGGTCTCGGTGTATCCGAAGAAAGAGCTTCCATTCTTCATTCTCTTCACAGCGGGCCTGTGCTCTTTCTGTGCCATGCTGGCCATGCTAACACACCAGTTTCCTGAACTCATGGGGGTCTTTGTTAAAGCT TTCTTTAGCACTCTCTGTGCACCGCTGGGATTTTTCGCAGATAAGATGGAAAGCTTCATGCCCTCCTGCCTGTGGCATCAACTAACAAACGTCTGA